The Pseudorasbora parva isolate DD20220531a chromosome 21, ASM2467924v1, whole genome shotgun sequence sequence CgattttataattacactgttttGATCTTAcaactttttgttgttttcttGATTAATCTTACACAATGTTAATTATTCCCTAATAACAATGAATTTCTTCCATATCCTGTATTCCATCAACTTCTATATACTGGGTTATGATCATTTGTTATCTTTATTGCTATAAATCACTAATTGCACAAATCACTAAAATTTATTTGTTTCACTGGGTACTGATGTAACAACATATTGTCACAATTAGTTTTGAATTCTGGTGATGTTTTTCCACATATGTCACATATCGTTGTCatttcatttgattgtttgtgtttttgtctatttttaagagaaatgttattttaacattaatagTATAACATACTATTTTTACAGTATGTTATACTGTTAGAGTTCAGGCTGGGCTGATAGACTTTCGTTCCATGGAGGCATAAAATTATCTTTATTATCTTTCTCTTTAGTCTGTATATTTTCATTTGGTAAAAAGTATAAATACATGTAATGCACTTTTTaaagggcttaaatacacaaagacTAATGAGACTATTTTCAGAGGTGACTTTAATAGATTTCAGAATTACACATACAAATCACGAAGTTAGCTAACAATGTattaatttacagtaaaaacaagAGCTCATTAATTAAGTGTTGAACAATGGGTTACAATAAATGGAAAATTTTGGTGgtaaatgcatttatataacgcttttaacagaccctatggccacccaaagcgctttacatttttgcctcacattcacccattcatacaccgacggcaatgtcagccatgtaaggcaccatccagcgcgtcaggagcagctggggttaggtgtcttgctcatggacacttcgacacttggtcaggtggaaccagggattgaaccaccaacctttctgTAATGATGTCGTCCTTGGACGGACTTGAACCCGGGTCTCTGGTGTTCTAAGTGTGGCGTGTTTTCCACTGAGCTATCTCTCAGATAATGGAACCCAAGAGCAGAAGAGTAAAGAGTCAAGAGACTTGAGtcttccaaaaaataaaaatagtctttacTTGAGAAACCAAAGCACAAAGTACAAAATAACAAGGAAAGCAGAGCTTCCAAAAACAGAGAAACAAAAATAGACACAAGGGTCAAAAAAGGTTACAACAAGGCTCAAAACAtcttgagatctggagactgtagGCTGGGGAACATAGGCTCAAGACTGAACACTATTGCAGGGTACAAGCACACTTATAAAGGGCAAGACTCAGGTGAAGGGAATCAGGGCTAACAAGGAGTGTTCCGAGTACAATTAAATACACTAGCGCCATCTGCAGGAGTGGAGAGCACTGAGCCTGTAGTTAAAGTGCCATCTGGAGACCTGGAGGGAGCATGACAGGGAAGCTTAAGGAGGGCGCCCCCTGCAGGCTAGGAGTGGAACAGCAGCCCAGAATTGGATCTTTACACTttcagtttgtagacaacctacatgaaccactgagccactgccaccccaCTGAGCCACTATTTGGTGCATGTTGATTCAGAGTGTGCGTCATCTGAAGTTCTCACAGCGGTTGCTGACGTCTCTTTATAAGAGGCTGGAGCTGACAGACTCTAGTTACCTCAGGAAGGGCATCCCAAGATAAATACACAGGAACTAAATAGTTTAGGGCCGTATAGGTCAGTAGCAATGTATTATAATTGATACGGAACTTAATAGGTAACCAGTGCAGAGATGATATTGGTGTTACTGTATATGATCATATTTTCTTGACCTAGTAAGAACTCTGgcagctgcattttggactaatTGTAGCTCGTTTATTGAGGATGCAGGACAGACAGATAGTAATGCATTACCGTAATCCAGTCTTACATTAATTCAGCATTACAGACTAAAGAGGTCATGAATGCATGAACAATTTTTTTCTAATTCAGAGACAGATAGCAAAGCTTAGcgatgtttctgaggtggaagaaggctgtttttgtaacatttgaaatataatttttgaaAGACAAGTTGCTGTCTAATATAACAGCCATGTCTTGTACTGTAGAGGAAAAAGTACAGTAAATCCTTCTGAATGCAAATTGTATTCTAAGAGATTCTGTGTAGCCTACAGGTGTGTACCTCATACTTCCTGGGGTTTTCTAGGATGTTGATGTTCTAGGTGAGGTGAATAACAGATTATCTCTTCAACACGGCTATTAGTGGGTGGAAAATATAAGGCAGCAAGAGAACATATTGTCCTccaagttgatgtgttagaagcaggaaaaatgggcaagcgtaaggattttaATGAGTTTGACAAgcgccaaattgtgatggctagacgactgggtcagagcatctccaaaactgcagctcttgtgggctgttcccggtctgcagtggtcagtatctatcaaaagtgctccaaggagggaacagtggagaaccggccacagggtcatgggcggccaaggctcattgatgcacgtggggagcgaaggctggcccgtgtggtccgatcaaacagacgagctactggagctcaaattgctccagaagttaatgctggttctgatagaaagttgTCAAATGAtgctggtggctgtggctctttcagcaggataatgctcctgccacaaagcacagcgagtttgaggcgttgacttggcctccaaattccccagatctcaatccaatcgagcatctgtgggatgtgctgaacaaaaaagtccaatccatggaggccccaccttgcaacttacagaacttaaaggatctgctgctgacatcttggtgccaataccacagcacaccttcaggggtctagtggagtccatacctcaatgggtcagggctgttttagcaGCAAAAGACCAATAATGTTGGTATTCATGAGCTGTTTAATTCATACAATTTTATctaaataaattaatcaaaacaaaataattaatttcaaCTAAATCCATTAAATGCTCTCGTGATTGGAACCCCATCCTACAAGGTTCTATattggtttatttattattacctttattgataaagaaaaaaaaaaagaatactagTCGAAACAGGTTAACGTTAAATCATTATACCAGGATATGCTGCAAAATATTATCATGGCATGCACTAAACTTGCACAACTGAACTTGTGTGCGGGAGAAAAAATGGCAAGGCGAACTGCGCAAATTAGGCGCAGCATTGACGTGTAAAGTAAACTCGAGCGTTACGTCATAACACAGCGCTTCAAACATGGCAGACAAGAGCAGTCAAGGGGACGCCAAACCTGAAGCCCAGTTTGCAAAGAGGATAGACCCTGTAAAGGACGAGCTGACCAGGGAACAGTTTCAGTTCATCCGACAAGTGGAGCTGGCGCAGTGGAAGAAGAGAACAGAAAAGCTCCGCGGTCGAAACGTTGCGACAGGACTCGCCATCGGCGCTGTAGTGCTCGGCATCTGTATCCTTTACAACTCTGTTACACAAGGACAGGTTATGTCACTGACAAACTCAGTGCGTTACATCTTTCAGATGATAAAGCTGATTATGTTGGTATACCTGTTATAATGAATGATGGTAATATTGGGTCACAGATGTGAGATACTGCACGTGGGTGCATTATTACATGATCAGCCAATGTGACATAAGTGCTTATGTCACGATGATCAATGTTTCTCCAAATGTGTTACATCAGTCAGACAGACACTTGAACATTTTAATAACCTTCTAGTGCTGTTAACTCTGTCAGCCAGTCAAAACAGACCATCATTTCATATTTACACGCAGTGCAGGGATTGCCCAACTTTGACCTAATATATTTACTTGGAGGTACTCTCTGAGAttaagttaaagggatagttcaccccaaaatgaaaattagcccatgatttactcaccatcaagtcatcctagttgtagatgacattcttctttcagatgaatataatcttgagttatattaaaaatgtcctggctcttccaagctttataaaggCAGTGAATGGTTGTGTAATTtaagtttaatcatttaattgtAATCTCTAACTTCCACTAACTGTTATAGCCGCATTCACAAGAGACTGACGGTCCCGCGTgtaggacattttttaatataatacttttaatatatatttaataattttattcttctgaatgaagaatgtcatatacacacctAAGATGACTTGATGGTGggctaattaaaaatataattttggggtgaactatccctttaaaaagtcaaattaagtcaacaataataataattaatattattattaatttagtgATCTCATGACATggagatatatttaaaaaaatcttttttttagtgaatgttttattttgattgttttgatttcaaaatgatttatcatttttatgatttaattatttaatgtctTTTCATGAAACTCATGAATCTCTGCAGTTACTCCACAAACCCCAGTCTGAGAAACCCTGATATAATGCAATATTTAATGAGCCATTGTTAAAAACAGAACGgaatatattttctttctcaTATGGTAGAAGATTATAATTTTCAAATCAAGGTGATAAACGAGTTAGGTGTAAAGTAATCAAAAAAGTATTCGGAAATCGGAACACCCTACCTAAAATGAGCAATCTAGATTACCTTACTAACTACAATTTACAATGTTGGAATCAGTCCAGTCACTGAATATAATGTATTTGTTTTCTGTagtcatttttactttaatatttaaaaaaaaaaatttgttatATAGATTTCATGGTATTAAACAATATTTACCTCTAAATGATGCACCACATATTtccatttaaaagaataaaaatacttttttgattttataaaatcaaaatgcatgtttttttttctttctgcatTGTGGCTGATTTATAGAGTGTATCTTGTATCTTGTTTGAAGGGTGTATATAAAGTATAAACCTAAAAtgtgtgaccctggagcacttCACCAGTCCTGCGTCTCACGGGGAAATccgtggcaatagccaacagtacattgtatgggtcaaaattatagatttttcttttataccaaaaatcattaggatattaagtacaGATTATGTTCCATAAAGATATTTCGTAAAAAGtcctatatataaaatattattaatagtaatatGTGTTAATTTTCTCAcgttacatattttttttctcgcatattttctcaatatttagttttttgtaccctcagattccagattttcaaatagttgtatctcagccaaatattgtcctatcatAACAATACATcaattgaaagattatttattcagctttcatatgatgtataaatctcaattttaaAGAATTGACCCttattaatgtttttgtggtccagggtcacattattagtgctgtcaaattctCATTATTAGATTAATCACATCTGACATAAAAGTTTGCATAATAGTTTTTTACATGAtacattattatatatgtttttgtatAGTGTGTATACTGTACCAATTGTtacatcatcattattattatagatttttttactatacctttatttaaccagggaaGAAAATCACATTGAGATGGATATCTCATTTACAAATGAGCCCTGGCATCATACCAGCATGAACTATTTTCCTTCACCAGCTGTTTTGCAGATGGCTACACTTTCTACTCCGTATCCCAAGAAAAAATCATGGATGAAATAGATGCAGAAGCAAAAGCACGTGCTCCGAAGACCGGAGCCAACTGAGTGAACTTGAACCTCCAGAAACTGTCTGCACTGAGACAGATGAAGGGCCAGCAGAGGGCGCCGCATCCATTCAAATCACCCGAGGACTCCTGATGGCCTGAGGCTCGACCAGGAGGAATCATTCTTTTGACCTCTGCCAAGGCAGTTCTACAGCAGTTCTACAAAGACGTGTTTCTGAGATGCAGCTTGTGGATTGTGTTATATACAGTAATTCTACTGGTCATCTTTGAGTGCAAATACATTCATAATCACAGTgagattaatttaaataatggcCACTCTTTTTGTTTatgtctcttttttttaaataaacaatatgtCTCCTAAATATAGCAGTGTCTAAATGAATACTCAACCatcagtcatctttatttatagctatttattGACTTATTGTACAAATATGATTAAGAATATAGCACAATCATTATAAGATAGAGAAGGCACAGCATGGCAGTGTTGCATTGCACAGTGAAGCGATCGATATAACAGAGCATGAAGTCACACTTATCCATCTAAAACACAAGGGCTGTGTTTGTGTCTGGAACTGATTTCAATGCACATTTAAAGGCATCCACACGATTGTTCACAGTTTTTAATGAGCCATGAATGCATGTTCTAGGGTTGTCTTATGAAAGGTCTTGTTGGCATGTGTTTGAAACTGAAAAAGTGCAATACATCTTGACAGAAACCCACCCGAAAATATAAAGccacatttttaaacattataaacTTGACTTTTTGAGACTGTTTATATTCCCTCTTTACATC is a genomic window containing:
- the coa3a gene encoding cytochrome c oxidase assembly factor 3 homolog, mitochondrial, translating into MADKSSQGDAKPEAQFAKRIDPVKDELTREQFQFIRQVELAQWKKRTEKLRGRNVATGLAIGAVVLGIYGYTFYSVSQEKIMDEIDAEAKARAPKTGAN